The DNA sequence CGGCGGCGTCCTGTGCGGTCCCGGTGAAACAGATCCGGGTGCCGGGCAGCAGCGCGTCAGCGATCGCATAGCTGTCGAGAAGCATTGCTTCGCCGGCGATCTCGATGCCCAGTACTTTCTCGGTCGCGTGCAGCCGGTCCAGCACATCGGCGGGCAGACGAACCCGCGACACCGCCGCGCGGAGCTGATCGGCCACCGAACGGCGCGCCGCTGCGTCCCAACCGATGTCGGCTGTGTTGCCCGCGGGTGCCGCCGCCCCGAGCAACACCGCGCCCACGTCGCGGCTGATCCGTAACAGCGCCGACAGCGCAGGCAGATGATCGGCGGCAGGAGTGGCCACATCCCGGTCGCGGCTGATCAACAGCCCCGACGTCACCTCGGTGGGTTCGGGTTCGTCGAACGCCGACGAACCGTCCTCGGCGTCGGAGCGGGTGTGTGCCGCCAGCGCCGAACGGGCCCGCTCCAGCGCGGTGCGTCCCGTCACCCGGGTGCCGCGCAGTTCGACGCCCAGCGGCATCGCCGTCACATAGCCGAGCCGCTTGAGTTCGAAGTCGATCAGGCCGAGCTGCTCGTCGACGCCGACCGCGACCGGCGTGCAGCCGGCCAGCATCGGCGCGAGCATCGCCCACGCCTCGCGCAGCGTCGGAGCCAACAGCACATCGGCGACCCCGATGCCGAACGACGTTCGCGCATCGGCGATGTCGCGCTGCGGATTGATCAGCGTCGAGATCGCGGTGCCGTCGTCGAAGGCCACCGCAAGCTCCACCGGCCGCGGCCGCGACATCCGGCCCTCGTCGCCGACGGTCAGCATCCCGATTGCGCAGTAGCGTCGGGCGGCGGTACTGTCGCCGGCGCCGCGCAGGAAACGGGCAATGCGCCGATCGGTCTTGAGATCCTTCGGCAGCACAGGACGTTTGAGCACCAGGCCGGCCAACGAGGTGCACCGGCTCAACGCCACATAGAGCTGGCCCGTGGAGAACATGCCGCCGGTGAGGTCGACCATCAACCGCGGCAGCGTCTGCCCCTGACTCTTGTGGATCGTGATCGCCCACGCCAGCTTGAACGGCAACTGGGTGTACGACCCGACCACCTCCCGACCCAGCGAACCCCCGGACAGCACCGGTCGGGTGGCCTCCCAGGTGAACGGCGGGACCTCGGCGCAGCTGCCGTCGGCGAACTCCACCTCCACCACCGCGCCGTAGCGGTCGTAGCCCACGCCCACGACGCGGCCGATGGTGCCGTTGACCCACCGGTTGCCCTGGTCGTTGGTGAGCATCATGATCTGTGCGCCGACCTTGAAGCGCAGCGTCTCCTCGACCGGCGGATCGAACAGCGACAGATCACCCGAAGACCGTGCCTGGTGCACGAACTCGTCACCGGGAAGCCGCTGCAGATGTTGACGGTTGCGGGCGGTCACCAGCCTGTTCGTCGGCGCGAGGGTGAGCCACAACTCGTCGTCGGGCGGCACGAAGTCGGCGTCGGCGCGGGCGTTGAGCTGCTCCTGGGCGTGACCCAGCAGCACTCCCTCGCGAATCTCGTTGAGGATGGCCGTCATCCGGTCGTCGCCAAGCTGGCGGAACACCGTCGTCAGCGAGACAGTGGGGAACTGGGCGCGGTCGAAGCAGTGTGCCGAGAAGAAGTACGGCGTCTCGTAGGGCACGCCGGAGAAGAACCCGGATTCGTGCTCGTTGACCACCGGCGGCAACTGGTACAGGTCACCGACCAACACGATCTGCACGCCGCCGAACGCGGAACCCGGCGCCGGGCCGAAGCGTTCTAGGGCGGCGGCGACCATGTCGAAGGTGTCGGCGCGCACCATCGACGCCTCGTCGACGATCAGCGTCTGCAGCGACGCCAGCGTCTTGGTGAACCGGCCCGGCCGGTAGCCGCCGGACCGGATGTCGTCCAGCGTCGTCGTCGGACGGAACCCGAACAGCCGGTGGATGGTGTAGCCGTCGACGTTCAGCGCGGCGATGCCCGTCGGCGCGACGACGACCACGTTGCGCTCGGTGTCGGCCATGAAGTGCCGGATCAACGTCGACTTGCCGGTGCCGGCCTTGCCGGTCAAAAAGACGTGGCGGCCGCCGGCCAGCAGATCCAGCGCGTGACGGAACTCGTCGGTGAGGACGATCCCCATGGCGGCAGGCTACCGCGCCGCCTGCGCCGAGCGAGAAGCCATGGCTGCCCCGCGGGCCGAAATCACGACCCGGAATCCTATTTCGCGGGTACCCCTGCGGCTATCGGCCGGACCGCCAGGCCCGCCAGCCGCGGTGCGCGGCGAACGCGCCGATCACCGCCGTCGCGCACCACACCGTCACGGCGGCGATGGCCAGCGGTGCGGAGAACTCGCCGATCGCTGCGCCCGCTGCAGTGTAGGAGAACGCCCGCGGCGCCGATCCGATCAGCGAGCCGACCGCCATCTGCCAGATCGGCACACCGAACGCCCCGAACGTGTAGGAGGCCAGCGCGTCGCTGATACCCGGCACGAACCGCTGCCCGACGACCGCCCACAGCCCGCGGCGCTGCACCAGCACGTCGATACGTTCCGCGCGGGAGGGGCCCAGCAGCGCGCGGGCACTGTCGCGTCCCGCCCGCCGGCCCGCCAGCGCGGCCATCACCGCGGTCCCCATCGCAGCACCCAGCGTGACGAACGTCCCGACCAGCGGCCCGAACAGGAAACCACTGCCCGCCGCCAGCAGCGGCCCGGGCACCAGCACCGCGCCCAGCAGTGCCGAGACCACCACGTAGGTCAGCGGCGCCAACGGACCCGTCGCAGCCACCAGCTCACGCACGTACTCCACGTCGATGACCCGCTGCACGGCGACCAGATAGAACAGCACCCCGAGCGCCGCGGCGAACAGCGCCAACCGCACGATGTGCGGGCGCCGCGATACCGGGGGAGTGTCTTCGCTGTCGACCATGCCGGACGCAATCCTGCCGCACGCCGTTAAGTTGGCGGGGTGAGTGTGACGCCGACGGACCTGACCGGAACCGAGCGGGCCGTGCTCATCGTGTTGATGGCCGAATCCCGCCCGGTGGCCAATCCTGAGCTGGCCGCGCTGGGTCCCGCGCTGGACAAGCCGGGCCGCGACAAGCTCAACGCGCTCGGGCTCCTCGAGTCCGAGCGGGTCAAAGGTCGCTACGTGCACGAACTGACCGACCGCGGCTGGGCGCTGTGCCGCGACATCGTCGCGGCGGGCCCGCCGCCGCGGTCCACCGGCCCGGCCAAGACGCTCTACACCGTGCTGGGCGCCCTCGGCCGCTACCTGCAGCGCTCGGAGGTGAGCCTGGCCGAGCTGTTCTGGCCGGCCGAGGCCTCAGAGGCCGAAACCCCCGAGGCCGAAACCCGCGAGGCCGAAACCCCCGAGGCCGAAACCCTCGAGGACCGGGTGCGCGTGGCGTATGCGCGGCTGGCGCCGCGGCCGGGTGGCTGGGTGCGCCTCGCCGAGCTGCGCGCCGCGCTCGGGGACGCCCGAGGCGACGTCGACACCGCCCTCACCGCGTTGTCCCGCACGCCGGGGGTTAGCGTGATTCCCGAAGAGGACCAGAAGAAGCTGACGCCCGACGACCGCGCCGCCGCGGTGATGATCGGGGACCGGCCCAAGCACCTGATCGCGATCGAGGCTTGATGGATTCACTGCAGCGCGACGCCCTCGCCTCGCTGCGCCTGACGTGGGCGCCCACCGTCGACGACCTGTGGAAGCCCCAGGCAGCCACCCACGTCAGCGGGTTGAACGAGCACGCCGTCGACGACGTCATGGACGCCTTCACCGACGCGCTGCGCGACGAATCGTCCTCGCCGCTCGGCGTGGTGATCCGCGGCCCCGCCGGTTCGGGCAAGACCCACCTGCTCGGCCAGGTCCGCGAACGCGTGCAGGCCGACGGTGGGTTCTTCTTCGTCATCGAGCTGCTCGACGCGGCCAGTTTCTGGCAGTCGGTGCGCAACGGCATCCTGGAGAGCTTCGGCAGGCCCGGCGCACACCGCGAAACCCAGCTCAAGGACCTGCTGTGGGAGCTGTCGTCGCTGGCGCACGTGTCGCGCGCCGACCGCCGCGCCATCGTCGGTGACGCCGACCTCGAACCCGAGGTGCTCGACCGGTTCGTCAACGCGCTGGCCAAGGTCCGCAAGGACACGGTGCGACACTGCCATCAGACCCTGCGGGCGCTGGTGCTGTTCGCGGCGACCGACCTGACCGCCCAGGACATCGGCGAGGCGTACCTGCAGGCCAGCTCGGAGGCCGGTGGTGACGAGCGGCTGCGCTGGGGTCTGCGCGCCGCGCCGTCGCTGACGCAGGAATGCGTGCGGGAGATTTCGCGTCTGGTCGCGCTGGTCGGCCCGTCGGTGCTGGCGGTCGACCAGATCGACACGCTGCTGGCGGCGTCCCTCGCGCAGCCGGGCGACGCCGGTGACACGCTGCTCGAGCAGGTGGCCCACGGGTTGATGGCGCTGCGTCAGACGACACGGCGCACGGTATCGGTGGTCGCGTGCCTGCCCGCGGTATGGGAGAGCATCCGCGACCGCGCCACGGCCAGCGTGGCCGACCGGTTCCGGGTCACCGGGGTGCTGACGCCGGTGCCGTCCGCCGACATCGGCCGCGCGATCCTGGAGCGCCGCTTCAGCACCAGCTACGCCTCGGTCGACTTCAGGCCGCCGTATCCGAGCTGGCCGATCCGGCCGTCGGCGTTCGACGAGGCGCTGGACTACACGCCCCGTCAGCTGCTGATCCGCGCCGACACCCACGTGCGGCAGTGCCTGCGTCACCGCGAGGTCCTCGCGCTCGACCATCTCGCCGAGGACGCCGGTCCTGTGTGGGACACGCAGGAGGGCGACCGGGTCGTCGCACCGTCGTCCGAGCTGGACCGCGCCTTCGCCGAGTACCGGCGTCGCGCGGTGCCCGCCGCCGCGCTGGACCCGGAAGGCGAGGACATCACGATGCCCGAGCTGCTGGGTGCGGCGCTGACCGCGTGGATCGCCGAGCGCGACGGTGATCAGGCGTACCTGTGCGATCCGCCGCCCGGCGCGCACGTGATGCTGCACGGCCGGTTGCGCCAGAGTCTGGACGCCGCGACCGACGACGAACGGCACTGGGCGTTCCGCGCGGTGGCCGCCAGCAACGCGCTGTCCGCGCAGAGCCGGGTCCGCAAGGCGTTCACCGCCGCCGGCCTGCAGGCCGGTTCCGACCGCAGGCAGCTGTTCCTGCTGCGCAACACGCCATGGCCGACGGGCCCCAAGACCGCCGAGCTGATGGCCGACGTGCATGCCGCCGGCGCGCGCACCGTCGAACTCGGTGACGACGACCTGCGCACGATGATCGCGCTGCGCGACCTGATCAACGACGACCATCACGACCTGCCCGGGTGGTTGCGCCGCAACCGGCCCGCGCACGGGTTGGCGCTGCTGCGCCACGCGCTAGGGGGCGAGGCGGACACCCCCGCGCCGCCTGCCGAAGAGGCCGGGCCCGAGGTCGAGGAGGCCGGGCCCGGGCTCGAGGACGCCGGGCGTGGTCTCGAGGACACCGGCACCGAACCCGACGTCATCGACGTGCCCGACATCCCGGTGCCCGACAACGAGATTCCACTCGGCCGCGACCTGCGCACCGATGCGCCGGTGACGATCGAGCTGTCCGCGCTGCGCAAGCATGTGGCGATCTTCGCCGGATCGGGCTCGGGCAAGACCGTGCTGATCCGCCGGCTGGTCGAAGAGTGCGCGTTGCGCGGGGTGTCGGCCATCGTGCTGGACCCCAACAACGACCTGTCCCGGCTCGGCACTGCCTGGCCCGAGCCGCCGTCGGGATGGCGGCGTCCCGACGACGCGGCCGCCGCGGAGTACCTGCAGCACACCGATGTCCGGATCTGGACGCCGCGCCGCGCCAACGGCGCACCGCTTGCGTTCCAGCCGCTGCCCGACTTCGCCAGCGTCGTCGACGACCACGACGAGTTCATCGACGCCGTCGAATCCGCCTGCGCAGCACTGGAACCGCGGGCGCTGATCTCCGGTCAGACCCAGAAGGCCGGCCGGGCGCGGGCGGTGCTGCGCGAAGCGTTGCAGTACTACGGCACCACACCGGCACCGTCCCTGCCCGGCTTCATCGGCATGCTCGCCGACCTGCCCGATGACGTCAGCGGGCTGGCCGACGCCCGCAAGATCGCCGGCAACATCGCCCAGGACCTGCAGGCGGCAATGGTCAACGACCCGCTGTTCGGCGGCTCCGGCACCCCGGTCGACCCCGGCGTGCTGCTCACCCCGGCCGACGGATACCGGGCGCGGGTGTCGGTGATCAGCATGATCGGGCTGACTTCTGAGGAACAGCGGCAGAGCTTCGTCAACCAGCTGCAGATGGCGCTGTTCGCGTGGATCAAGCGCAACCCCGCCGGGGAACGTCCGCTCGGCGGGCTGCTGGTGATGGACGAAGCGCAGACCCTCGCCCCGTCAAGGGGATTCACCGCCTGCAAGCGCAGCACCCTGGCACTGTCGTCGCAGGCCCGCAAATACGGCCTGGGGTTGGTGTTCGCCACCCAACACCCCAAGGCTCTCGACAACAGCATCCCGGGCAATGCGGCGACCCAGTTCTACGGCCTGTTGAACTCGCCCGCCCAGATCGAGACGGCGCGCGAGATGGCCCGAGCCAAGGGCGGTCTGGTCGACGACATCAGCAGACTGCGGGCCGGGAACTTCTACGTCGCGACCGAAGGCGAGGCGTTTCACCGCATCGTCGCACCGTGGTGCCTGTCGTATCACCCGGCCAGCCCGCCGGCCGCCGAGGACGTCCTCGCCCTCGCCGCTGCGTCCCGGTGACGTCGGCGTCACTGGTCGCGCACGGCACGACTCAGTACGCCGACTCGGTCACTCGGCCAGGTCGAGTACCGGGGTGGACCGACGGAAGCCGCGGGTGACCACCAGCAGCCACACGAAACCGATGGCCAGCCAGATCAACCCGAGCACCAGCGTCATCCCCGACAGACTGGTCCACAGCCACGCCGTCAACAGGAAGCCCACACCCGGCGCGATCAGGTTCAGCGCCACCCTCGAACGGTCCCGCAGGTCGACGAAGAAGTGCTTGATCACCGACAGGTTCACCGCCGAGAATGCCACCAGCGCACCGAAACTGATCAGCGACGCGAGCGTGGCCAGATCGATCACGATCGCCAGCAGCGACACCACACTGACCACCAGGATGGCGTAGACGGGCGTGCTGAACCGCGGGGAGATGTGCCCGAACAGCTTGCGCGGCAGGATGCCGTCGCGGCCCATCGCGTAGAGGATCCGGGCCACCGACGCCTGCGACGTCAACGCCGACCCCAACGCGCCCGCGACATAGGCGGCCGTGAAGAAGTTGTTCAGGAACTGCCCGCCCGCGGCGACCATCACGTCCAGCGATCCGGAGTCGACATCGGCGAACTCGTTGGACGGATAGACCAATTGGCCCACATAGGACAGCAGGATGAAGATCAGGCCCGCGGAGATGGTGGCGATCATGATGGCCCGCGGCACCCCGCGCCGGGGGTCCTTGGCTTCCTCCGACAGCGTGGACACCGCGTCGAACCCGAGGAACGACAGACACAGGATGGCTGCGCCGGCGAGCACCGGACCCAGGCCGGTGGCGGTACCGTCGCCGGTGAACGGCGCCGCCAGGTCCACGCTGCCGCCGCCGAACGTCTCGCCCAGCGCGAGCGCGACGAACGTGACGATGAAGATCGCCTGCACGGCGATGATCAGGAAGTTGGCCCGCGCCACCGACACGATGCCGACGATGTTGAGCACCGTGACGACACCGATCGCGACGAGCACGATCACCCACTCCGGCAGCGCCGGCAGCGCGGCATTGAGATAGATGCCGATGACCAGATAGTTGATCATCGGTAGGAACAGGTAGTCCAGCAGCAGCGACCACCCCGCCAGGAAGCCGGTCGGGGCGCCGAACGACTTCTGGGTGTAGGTGTAGGCCGACCCCGCCAGCGGGAACGCCGCCGACATCCGCGCGTAGGACAACGCGGTGAAGACCATCGCCACCAGCGTCACCACGTAGGACAGCGGCAGCCGGCCCCCGGAGGTCTCGGTGACGATGCCGTAGGTGGTGAACACCGTCAGCGGCACCATGTACACCAGCCCGAACAGCGCCAGCGAGGGCGTGCCCAGCGCACGCTTCAGATGGCCCTGGTGGGCGTCGACGCCGGCCGTGGCCGGCTGGGTTGGCTTGGTCATGACGCTGCCCTTCCGTTGTCGGCCTCATAGACCGGTTCGCCCTGCAGATAGGTGGCGCGGACACCGACGTGTGGGAGCTCCAGCGGCGCTGTCCGGCGCGGATCGCGGTCCAGCCACACCAGGTCGGCCGCCGCGCCCGGATACATCCGCCCCCAGCGGTTTTCGGCGAACGCCTGCGCGGCGACGGCCGCGGTGTAGGCGCTCAGTGCCTGCTCGACGGGCAGGATCTCCTGCGGCGTCCAGCCGCCCTCGGGTTCGCCGTCGGCGGTGCGCCGCGACACCGCCACCGCGATTCCGTCCAACGGCGCGCCGGAGGACACCGGCCAGTCCGACCCGAAGCTCAGCGCCGCACCGGAACGCTGCAGCGTCGCGATCCGGTACTGCCGGTCGGCCCGTTCCTGACCGAGCCGCGGGATGGTCAGCACGGTCATCAACGAATCCAGCTGTGCCCACAGCGGTTGCATGTTCGGGATGACGCCGAGTCGGGCGAAGCGGTCGATGTCGGTGTCGTCGACCAGCTGCGCGTGCGCGATGACGGGCCGCCGGTCCCGTGGACCGTTACGTCGCACCACCTCGTCGATGGCGTCGAGGGCCTGGCGCACCGCGGCGTCGCCGATGGCGTGGATGTGGATCTGCAGGCCGAGTTCGTCGACCCGGCACGCTGCCTCGGCCAGCGCATCG is a window from the Mycolicibacterium poriferae genome containing:
- a CDS encoding AAA family ATPase, whose product is MGIVLTDEFRHALDLLAGGRHVFLTGKAGTGKSTLIRHFMADTERNVVVVAPTGIAALNVDGYTIHRLFGFRPTTTLDDIRSGGYRPGRFTKTLASLQTLIVDEASMVRADTFDMVAAALERFGPAPGSAFGGVQIVLVGDLYQLPPVVNEHESGFFSGVPYETPYFFSAHCFDRAQFPTVSLTTVFRQLGDDRMTAILNEIREGVLLGHAQEQLNARADADFVPPDDELWLTLAPTNRLVTARNRQHLQRLPGDEFVHQARSSGDLSLFDPPVEETLRFKVGAQIMMLTNDQGNRWVNGTIGRVVGVGYDRYGAVVEVEFADGSCAEVPPFTWEATRPVLSGGSLGREVVGSYTQLPFKLAWAITIHKSQGQTLPRLMVDLTGGMFSTGQLYVALSRCTSLAGLVLKRPVLPKDLKTDRRIARFLRGAGDSTAARRYCAIGMLTVGDEGRMSRPRPVELAVAFDDGTAISTLINPQRDIADARTSFGIGVADVLLAPTLREAWAMLAPMLAGCTPVAVGVDEQLGLIDFELKRLGYVTAMPLGVELRGTRVTGRTALERARSALAAHTRSDAEDGSSAFDEPEPTEVTSGLLISRDRDVATPAADHLPALSALLRISRDVGAVLLGAAAPAGNTADIGWDAAARRSVADQLRAAVSRVRLPADVLDRLHATEKVLGIEIAGEAMLLDSYAIADALLPGTRICFTGTAQDAAGRVVERWEMEDLARSVGLTPVKSVSKTRCDVLVTAEAGTQSGKARKAQEYGKPVFCADEFFAWIAHRPAK
- a CDS encoding TVP38/TMEM64 family protein, whose translation is MVDSEDTPPVSRRPHIVRLALFAAALGVLFYLVAVQRVIDVEYVRELVAATGPLAPLTYVVVSALLGAVLVPGPLLAAGSGFLFGPLVGTFVTLGAAMGTAVMAALAGRRAGRDSARALLGPSRAERIDVLVQRRGLWAVVGQRFVPGISDALASYTFGAFGVPIWQMAVGSLIGSAPRAFSYTAAGAAIGEFSAPLAIAAVTVWCATAVIGAFAAHRGWRAWRSGR
- a CDS encoding helicase HerA domain-containing protein; amino-acid sequence: MDSLQRDALASLRLTWAPTVDDLWKPQAATHVSGLNEHAVDDVMDAFTDALRDESSSPLGVVIRGPAGSGKTHLLGQVRERVQADGGFFFVIELLDAASFWQSVRNGILESFGRPGAHRETQLKDLLWELSSLAHVSRADRRAIVGDADLEPEVLDRFVNALAKVRKDTVRHCHQTLRALVLFAATDLTAQDIGEAYLQASSEAGGDERLRWGLRAAPSLTQECVREISRLVALVGPSVLAVDQIDTLLAASLAQPGDAGDTLLEQVAHGLMALRQTTRRTVSVVACLPAVWESIRDRATASVADRFRVTGVLTPVPSADIGRAILERRFSTSYASVDFRPPYPSWPIRPSAFDEALDYTPRQLLIRADTHVRQCLRHREVLALDHLAEDAGPVWDTQEGDRVVAPSSELDRAFAEYRRRAVPAAALDPEGEDITMPELLGAALTAWIAERDGDQAYLCDPPPGAHVMLHGRLRQSLDAATDDERHWAFRAVAASNALSAQSRVRKAFTAAGLQAGSDRRQLFLLRNTPWPTGPKTAELMADVHAAGARTVELGDDDLRTMIALRDLINDDHHDLPGWLRRNRPAHGLALLRHALGGEADTPAPPAEEAGPEVEEAGPGLEDAGRGLEDTGTEPDVIDVPDIPVPDNEIPLGRDLRTDAPVTIELSALRKHVAIFAGSGSGKTVLIRRLVEECALRGVSAIVLDPNNDLSRLGTAWPEPPSGWRRPDDAAAAEYLQHTDVRIWTPRRANGAPLAFQPLPDFASVVDDHDEFIDAVESACAALEPRALISGQTQKAGRARAVLREALQYYGTTPAPSLPGFIGMLADLPDDVSGLADARKIAGNIAQDLQAAMVNDPLFGGSGTPVDPGVLLTPADGYRARVSVISMIGLTSEEQRQSFVNQLQMALFAWIKRNPAGERPLGGLLVMDEAQTLAPSRGFTACKRSTLALSSQARKYGLGLVFATQHPKALDNSIPGNAATQFYGLLNSPAQIETAREMARAKGGLVDDISRLRAGNFYVATEGEAFHRIVAPWCLSYHPASPPAAEDVLALAAASR
- a CDS encoding APC family permease, which translates into the protein MTKPTQPATAGVDAHQGHLKRALGTPSLALFGLVYMVPLTVFTTYGIVTETSGGRLPLSYVVTLVAMVFTALSYARMSAAFPLAGSAYTYTQKSFGAPTGFLAGWSLLLDYLFLPMINYLVIGIYLNAALPALPEWVIVLVAIGVVTVLNIVGIVSVARANFLIIAVQAIFIVTFVALALGETFGGGSVDLAAPFTGDGTATGLGPVLAGAAILCLSFLGFDAVSTLSEEAKDPRRGVPRAIMIATISAGLIFILLSYVGQLVYPSNEFADVDSGSLDVMVAAGGQFLNNFFTAAYVAGALGSALTSQASVARILYAMGRDGILPRKLFGHISPRFSTPVYAILVVSVVSLLAIVIDLATLASLISFGALVAFSAVNLSVIKHFFVDLRDRSRVALNLIAPGVGFLLTAWLWTSLSGMTLVLGLIWLAIGFVWLLVVTRGFRRSTPVLDLAE